A portion of the Halopelagius inordinatus genome contains these proteins:
- a CDS encoding chemotaxis protein CheW: MSQNTQAASAGATTGAAADDTEEESAREVQVLEFKLGSETYCVDIDYVSEIVDKGSLTAVPNAPHYVEGVMDLRGRTTSIVNPKSLLNVDASEDESKRIVIFDPGKFEDEAAIGWLVDEVYQVVRVGMDDVEEPPLEKDDAIEGVIKRDGELVIWISPVDAVASN; this comes from the coding sequence ATGTCGCAGAACACACAGGCCGCGAGTGCCGGAGCGACCACCGGGGCGGCGGCAGACGACACAGAAGAGGAGTCCGCCCGAGAGGTACAGGTACTCGAGTTCAAACTCGGGTCGGAGACGTACTGCGTCGATATCGACTACGTCTCGGAGATCGTCGACAAAGGCTCGCTCACCGCGGTTCCGAACGCTCCCCACTACGTCGAGGGCGTGATGGACCTCCGCGGCCGGACCACCTCGATAGTCAACCCCAAGTCGCTTCTCAACGTGGATGCGAGCGAAGACGAGTCGAAGCGAATCGTCATCTTCGACCCCGGGAAGTTCGAAGACGAGGCGGCCATCGGATGGTTGGTCGACGAGGTGTACCAAGTCGTCCGCGTCGGCATGGACGACGTGGAGGAACCGCCCTTAGAGAAAGACGACGCCATAGAGGGTGTCATAAAGCGCGACGGCGAACTCGTCATCTGGATATCGCCCGTCGACGCCGTCGCGTCGAACTGA
- a CDS encoding MFS transporter, translated as MLGTEPAARGDDAWLLGWGLGYASVGAASLLVPLYAIDLGAGALLVSLVAATAAFAGVPGAILWGRLVATTKRRRPFVLVALALTAAVLVTMPFYESPWTVLVANAALWFVVAAAAPVLNIIVVEGYETSAWSERFGLLNHYQGYGWLGGLVVGAVWSAVAGPVGFEPLRAKRLFFVAGGVAALAGLFVVYLWYPEKPTISERRFVRLAEQFTGNGMLGRSVRAVPFGPQRVYWALRDIRGGRGKLRSRFPRPLTRYLLAATVFFTGFAVFFGPLPAYLTEAGYSTDQVFGLFVASSAASAVSYTRVGSLAARLDPWRLQTGALLSRVVAFPLVAFVGVLAPPTGVVAAGVLFFAIGVTWAVISITATGLVTSLAPDSVRGEALGAYTALGSLGGGVGSILGGAVADGLGYGAAFGAAAVCVTAAVGLVVAGSSEGVPTDALASD; from the coding sequence ATGCTCGGTACAGAACCGGCGGCGCGCGGCGACGACGCCTGGCTTTTGGGGTGGGGTCTCGGCTACGCGTCCGTCGGCGCGGCCTCGCTTTTGGTCCCGTTGTACGCCATCGACCTGGGCGCGGGAGCGCTCTTGGTCAGTCTCGTCGCCGCGACGGCGGCGTTCGCGGGCGTCCCCGGCGCGATACTCTGGGGGCGACTCGTCGCGACGACGAAGCGCCGCCGCCCGTTCGTCCTCGTCGCTCTCGCGTTGACCGCCGCCGTCCTCGTGACGATGCCGTTCTACGAGTCGCCGTGGACCGTCCTCGTCGCCAACGCCGCCCTCTGGTTCGTCGTCGCCGCCGCCGCGCCGGTGCTCAACATCATCGTCGTCGAAGGGTACGAGACGTCGGCGTGGAGCGAACGGTTCGGACTTCTCAACCACTACCAGGGGTACGGCTGGCTCGGCGGACTCGTCGTCGGCGCGGTGTGGTCCGCCGTCGCCGGTCCGGTCGGATTCGAACCGCTCCGCGCGAAGCGGCTCTTCTTCGTCGCGGGCGGCGTCGCCGCACTCGCCGGCCTGTTCGTCGTCTACCTGTGGTACCCCGAGAAGCCGACAATCTCCGAGCGCCGATTCGTTCGACTCGCAGAGCAGTTCACGGGCAACGGGATGCTCGGTCGGTCGGTTCGGGCCGTCCCGTTCGGGCCCCAACGCGTCTACTGGGCGCTTCGGGACATCCGCGGCGGCAGGGGGAAACTTCGCAGTCGGTTCCCCCGGCCACTGACGCGGTATCTCCTCGCCGCGACGGTGTTTTTCACCGGCTTCGCCGTGTTCTTCGGCCCGCTTCCGGCGTATCTCACCGAGGCGGGTTACTCGACGGACCAGGTGTTCGGCCTGTTCGTCGCGTCCTCGGCCGCCTCGGCGGTGTCGTACACCCGCGTCGGCAGTCTCGCCGCGCGACTCGACCCGTGGCGACTCCAGACCGGTGCGCTCCTCTCGCGCGTCGTCGCGTTCCCTCTCGTCGCGTTCGTCGGCGTCCTCGCACCCCCGACGGGAGTCGTCGCCGCGGGCGTCCTCTTTTTCGCCATCGGCGTGACGTGGGCCGTTATCAGCATCACGGCGACGGGATTGGTCACGTCGCTGGCACCGGACTCGGTCCGCGGCGAGGCGCTAGGTGCGTACACCGCACTCGGAAGTCTCGGCGGCGGCGTCGGGAGCATCCTCGGCGGGGCGGTGGCCGACGGACTCGGCTACGGCGCGGCGTTCGGCGCCGCGGCAGTCTGCGTCACCGCCGCCGTCGGACTCGTCGTCGCCGGTTCCTCCGAGGGGGTACCGACGGACGCTCTCGCGTCGGACTGA
- a CDS encoding uracil-xanthine permease family protein: MSRGDDSSFVEFGIEDKPPLGTSLFLGVQHYLTMVGANIAVPLILAGALGMPADIVPRFVGTFFVVSGVATLAQTTFGNRYPIVQGAPFSMLAPALAVVGVVTATDPAGPAWQTALLQLQGAIIAAAVVEIAVGYFGLLGKLRSYLSPVVIAPTIALIGLSLFDTPQVTSAGGNVWLLAFTLLLIVLFSQYFDTSHRVFQLFPVLLGIVAAYVLAAVLSATGVYAPGTAGYVDFEMVLSAPAFVPIYPFQWGFAGGPNTMTVGLPVVGSVAFGVPQFTASFFVGMLAGVAASMIESLGDYHAVARLSGVGAPSEKRINHGIGMEGLMNVFSGVMGGSGSTSYSENIGAIGLTGVASRYVVQIGAAVMLVVGFVGYFGQLVATIPDPIVGGLYIAMFGQIVAVGLSNLKYVDLDSSRNVFIVGVALFVGLAVPSYMGNVGSAQAFQEGMRGVWLFGPVIGSQVVSHTVFVIGSTGMAVGGLFAFVLDNTVEGTREERGLEEWEESAEADEDFASAYDRFVRSAEDPRNAD; the protein is encoded by the coding sequence ATGAGTCGCGGGGACGACTCGTCGTTCGTCGAATTCGGTATCGAAGACAAACCACCGCTCGGAACCTCGCTCTTTCTCGGCGTCCAACACTACCTCACGATGGTCGGCGCGAACATCGCCGTCCCCCTCATCCTCGCGGGCGCACTCGGTATGCCCGCGGATATCGTCCCGCGGTTCGTCGGGACGTTCTTCGTCGTCTCCGGCGTGGCGACGCTGGCACAGACGACGTTCGGGAACCGCTACCCCATCGTGCAGGGCGCGCCGTTCTCGATGCTCGCGCCCGCACTCGCCGTCGTCGGCGTCGTGACGGCGACGGACCCCGCCGGTCCGGCGTGGCAGACGGCGCTGCTCCAACTGCAGGGAGCCATCATCGCGGCCGCAGTCGTCGAGATTGCCGTGGGCTACTTCGGACTGCTCGGGAAACTCCGGTCGTATCTCTCGCCCGTCGTCATCGCGCCGACGATCGCGCTCATCGGTCTCTCGCTTTTCGACACGCCGCAGGTGACGTCCGCCGGAGGCAACGTCTGGCTCCTCGCGTTCACCCTGCTTCTCATCGTCCTGTTCTCGCAGTACTTCGACACCTCCCACCGCGTGTTCCAACTGTTTCCGGTGCTTCTCGGCATCGTCGCCGCGTACGTCCTCGCGGCCGTCCTCTCGGCCACCGGGGTCTACGCGCCCGGAACGGCGGGGTACGTGGACTTCGAGATGGTGCTTTCGGCACCGGCGTTCGTCCCCATCTACCCGTTCCAGTGGGGCTTCGCCGGGGGACCGAACACGATGACCGTGGGGCTTCCGGTCGTCGGGTCCGTCGCGTTCGGCGTCCCGCAGTTCACCGCCTCCTTTTTCGTCGGAATGCTCGCGGGCGTCGCCGCCTCCATGATAGAGTCGCTCGGCGACTACCACGCCGTCGCGCGCCTCTCGGGCGTCGGCGCGCCATCCGAGAAGCGCATCAACCACGGCATCGGCATGGAGGGACTGATGAACGTGTTCTCCGGCGTCATGGGCGGGAGCGGTTCCACGTCCTACTCCGAGAACATCGGCGCGATAGGGCTGACCGGCGTCGCCTCGCGCTACGTCGTCCAAATCGGCGCGGCGGTGATGCTCGTCGTCGGGTTCGTCGGCTACTTCGGCCAACTCGTCGCCACCATCCCGGACCCCATCGTCGGCGGCCTCTACATCGCCATGTTCGGACAGATAGTCGCCGTCGGCCTCTCGAATCTGAAGTACGTCGATCTGGACTCCTCGCGGAACGTCTTCATCGTCGGCGTCGCCCTGTTCGTCGGACTCGCCGTCCCCTCGTATATGGGCAACGTCGGGTCCGCACAGGCGTTCCAAGAGGGAATGCGCGGCGTCTGGCTGTTCGGCCCGGTCATCGGGAGTCAGGTCGTCTCTCACACCGTCTTCGTCATCGGTTCGACCGGGATGGCCGTCGGCGGCCTGTTCGCGTTCGTCCTCGACAACACCGTCGAGGGCACCCGCGAGGAACGCGGCTTAGAGGAGTGGGAGGAGTCCGCAGAGGCCGACGAGGACTTCGCTTCGGCGTACGACCGCTTCGTCCGGAGCGCGGAGGACCCGCGGAACGCGGACTGA
- a CDS encoding aldo/keto reductase — translation MTAFDLPDIGFGTSGNDDLEECTESVAAALNRGYRHVDTAQMYDNEAAVGEGVRRSDVDRSEVVIATKIHPDNLAPEDVRRTAEESLDRLGVDSVEMLYVHWPTSAYDAETTLPAFDELADRGLVDHVCVSNFTPELLAEAREVLDSPVAAHQVECHPLLRQDELRADARDHGYSLVSYAPLGRGEFFDDPTLVDIAEKHDATPAQVCLAWAMAQESVVPIPKATGDHIAENFAARDVELDEEDIDRIADIDREKRIIDPDDAPWNR, via the coding sequence GTGACAGCCTTCGATTTACCCGACATCGGATTCGGTACCTCCGGCAACGACGACCTAGAGGAGTGCACAGAGAGCGTCGCGGCGGCGCTGAACCGCGGTTACCGCCACGTCGACACCGCCCAGATGTACGACAACGAGGCGGCCGTCGGCGAGGGCGTCCGGCGGAGCGACGTCGACCGTTCCGAGGTGGTCATCGCGACGAAAATCCACCCGGACAACCTCGCGCCCGAAGACGTCCGGCGGACGGCAGAGGAGAGTCTCGACCGTCTCGGCGTCGACTCCGTCGAGATGCTCTACGTCCACTGGCCGACCTCGGCGTACGACGCGGAGACGACGCTCCCGGCGTTCGACGAACTCGCAGACAGGGGCCTCGTCGACCACGTCTGCGTGAGCAACTTCACGCCGGAACTCCTCGCGGAGGCGCGGGAGGTTCTCGACTCGCCCGTCGCCGCACACCAAGTCGAGTGCCATCCCCTCCTCAGGCAGGACGAACTCCGCGCGGACGCCAGAGACCACGGCTACTCGCTCGTCTCGTACGCCCCCCTCGGCCGGGGGGAGTTCTTCGACGACCCGACGCTGGTCGATATCGCGGAGAAACACGACGCGACGCCCGCGCAGGTGTGTCTCGCGTGGGCGATGGCCCAAGAGTCGGTCGTCCCGATTCCGAAGGCGACGGGCGACCACATCGCGGAGAACTTCGCGGCGCGCGACGTGGAACTCGACGAGGAGGATATCGACCGCATCGCGGACATCGACCGCGAGAAACGCATCATCGACCCCGACGACGCGCCGTGGAACCGGTAG
- the fmdA gene encoding formamidase — MPEVKFEVDVDSPPDEQPGPNPFNRWHPDIPAVVEVDPGETVRLEALDWTGGQIQDNDNPNEVRDVDLSQVHYLAGPVHVNGAEPGDLLKVDFHDMGPLNGRSEFGFTGTFSQQNGGGFLTDHFSDAAKSIWDLDGYEVSSRHVPDVRYQGKIHPGLAGCAPSQELLEEWNEREQELIDKHEADPESIHNHPTGEVEPPVANPPTTEGALMGEMDPEEAENAAEEAARTVPPREHGGNHDIKDLSIGSTVYFPVYVEGGKFGVGDFHASQGDGEVTFCGAIEMAAYIDLSFDLVKGGMDELGVSHPIFEPGNRGPNFEDYVTFCGYSVTEDGEQHYIDSHVAYRRACLQAIDYLKKFGYTGQQALHILGTVPIEGRQSGVVDVPNACSTLAIPKGAFEFDLSPGGIDAAEDRGDLVVTDDPLG, encoded by the coding sequence ATGCCCGAAGTAAAATTCGAAGTCGACGTAGACAGCCCTCCGGACGAGCAACCCGGGCCGAATCCGTTCAACAGGTGGCACCCCGACATTCCGGCGGTCGTCGAGGTAGACCCCGGCGAGACGGTTCGACTCGAAGCGCTCGACTGGACGGGGGGGCAGATTCAGGACAACGACAACCCGAACGAGGTTCGCGACGTGGACCTCAGTCAGGTGCACTATCTCGCGGGTCCGGTCCACGTCAACGGCGCGGAACCCGGAGACCTGTTAAAGGTCGATTTCCACGACATGGGACCGCTCAACGGACGCTCGGAGTTCGGATTCACCGGCACGTTCTCCCAGCAGAACGGCGGCGGCTTCCTCACGGACCACTTCTCGGACGCGGCCAAGTCCATCTGGGACTTAGACGGCTACGAGGTGTCGTCCCGCCACGTTCCCGACGTTCGCTACCAGGGGAAGATCCATCCCGGCCTCGCCGGATGCGCCCCGAGCCAAGAACTCCTCGAAGAGTGGAACGAGAGAGAACAGGAACTCATCGACAAACACGAAGCGGACCCCGAATCGATTCACAACCACCCGACCGGCGAAGTGGAACCTCCCGTCGCGAACCCGCCGACGACCGAGGGGGCGTTGATGGGCGAGATGGACCCCGAGGAGGCGGAGAACGCGGCCGAGGAGGCGGCTCGGACCGTCCCCCCGCGAGAACACGGCGGCAACCACGACATCAAGGACCTCTCTATCGGGTCGACGGTGTACTTCCCGGTGTACGTAGAGGGCGGGAAGTTCGGCGTCGGCGACTTCCACGCCTCCCAAGGCGACGGCGAGGTGACGTTCTGCGGGGCCATCGAGATGGCCGCGTACATCGACCTCTCGTTCGACCTCGTGAAAGGCGGGATGGACGAGTTGGGCGTCAGCCACCCCATCTTCGAACCGGGGAACCGCGGCCCCAACTTCGAGGACTACGTCACCTTCTGTGGGTACTCCGTCACCGAAGACGGCGAGCAACACTACATCGACTCGCACGTCGCGTACCGCCGGGCGTGTCTGCAGGCCATCGACTACCTGAAGAAGTTCGGCTACACCGGCCAGCAGGCGCTTCACATCCTCGGGACCGTCCCCATCGAGGGGCGGCAAAGCGGCGTGGTCGACGTCCCCAACGCGTGTTCGACGCTCGCGATTCCGAAAGGGGCCTTCGAGTTCGACCTCTCGCCCGGCGGAATCGACGCGGCGGAGGACAGGGGTGACCTCGTCGTCACCGACGACCCGCTCGGATAG
- a CDS encoding AmiS/UreI family transporter, with the protein MPLYSVLGMGLLFVGGVLFVNGLWLLGNGADEDVAVFNFLTGLITFLIVLWWGFGGDASEGTPFNAAGTMLFSFTYLWIGANAYRGVEDQRSFGWYCAFVALTAIPTGYLVLLTGDLGLAILWWVWAVLWAAFFVLLGLERAEYTGPVGWFTAAVGVLTAVAGYLMAAGFWPWP; encoded by the coding sequence GTGCCACTGTACAGCGTACTCGGGATGGGACTGCTGTTCGTCGGCGGCGTCCTGTTCGTCAACGGACTCTGGTTGCTCGGAAACGGGGCGGACGAAGACGTGGCCGTCTTCAACTTCCTCACCGGGCTTATCACCTTCCTCATCGTGCTTTGGTGGGGGTTCGGCGGGGACGCCTCGGAGGGGACGCCGTTCAACGCCGCGGGGACGATGCTGTTTTCGTTCACCTACCTCTGGATAGGGGCGAACGCGTATCGCGGCGTCGAAGACCAACGCTCCTTCGGGTGGTACTGCGCGTTCGTCGCGTTGACCGCGATTCCGACGGGGTATCTCGTCTTGCTCACCGGTGACCTGGGACTCGCTATCCTCTGGTGGGTGTGGGCGGTGCTTTGGGCCGCCTTCTTCGTCCTCCTCGGACTGGAACGCGCCGAGTACACCGGGCCAGTCGGGTGGTTTACCGCCGCCGTCGGCGTTCTGACGGCCGTCGCGGGGTATCTGATGGCCGCCGGATTCTGGCCGTGGCCGTAA
- a CDS encoding carboxymuconolactone decarboxylase family protein, translated as MTSRIEPVSEETATEEWVVDLLEEAREGWYGDSAFFGAMAHQPELCRGLVDVLGQFPQSESLSPELLELVRLKVADAHRCAYCATVRTRAVEDDVAPKEEAVFGDVDTERLDERERQAVELAELLSGDPHRLTDDRFDSLRETFGESAVVELLLFVSLEVALDRFCIALTLDTTDESPYPTGLSYPFEGAE; from the coding sequence ATGACATCACGCATCGAACCGGTGTCCGAGGAGACGGCGACGGAAGAGTGGGTGGTGGACCTACTGGAGGAGGCGCGGGAGGGGTGGTACGGCGATTCGGCGTTCTTCGGCGCCATGGCACACCAGCCGGAACTGTGTCGGGGACTCGTCGACGTTCTGGGTCAGTTCCCGCAGAGCGAGTCGCTCTCGCCCGAACTGTTGGAACTCGTCCGTCTGAAGGTCGCAGACGCCCACCGGTGTGCGTACTGCGCGACGGTTCGGACGCGGGCTGTCGAAGACGACGTCGCGCCGAAAGAGGAGGCCGTCTTCGGCGACGTGGACACGGAACGACTCGACGAACGCGAACGGCAAGCGGTCGAACTGGCCGAACTGCTCTCTGGGGACCCCCACCGGCTCACCGACGACCGGTTCGACTCCCTGCGGGAGACGTTCGGCGAGTCCGCAGTCGTCGAACTGCTGTTGTTCGTGAGTCTCGAAGTCGCCCTGGACCGGTTCTGTATCGCGCTCACGCTCGATACGACCGACGAGAGCCCCTACCCGACGGGGCTCAGCTACCCGTTCGAGGGGGCGGAGTAA
- a CDS encoding fluoride efflux transporter FluC: MSQTASTRLRTAEIVLLIAIGGFAGANLRQFLAVSLPGLAGTFAANVLGCLALGFFAYEAELVGVIAEETGYVASTGFLSSFTTYSTFALETVQATPLLGVLNVVANYGVGFVAVLVGREIARKVAATGSES; the protein is encoded by the coding sequence ATGAGTCAGACGGCATCGACGCGGCTTCGGACGGCGGAGATCGTTCTCCTCATCGCCATCGGCGGGTTCGCGGGTGCGAATCTCAGACAGTTTCTCGCAGTCTCCCTGCCGGGACTGGCCGGGACGTTCGCGGCGAACGTTCTCGGCTGTCTCGCCCTCGGCTTCTTCGCGTACGAAGCCGAACTCGTCGGCGTCATCGCAGAGGAGACGGGGTACGTCGCCTCGACGGGCTTTCTCTCTTCGTTTACCACGTACAGCACGTTCGCGTTGGAGACCGTACAGGCGACGCCGCTCTTGGGCGTCCTCAACGTCGTCGCGAACTACGGCGTCGGGTTCGTCGCCGTCCTCGTCGGGCGAGAAATCGCCCGCAAGGTAGCGGCGACGGGGAGCGAATCGTGA
- a CDS encoding fluoride efflux transporter FluC, which yields MTNPAYLVGAGAAVGALLRYGTNQYVGDAVGDRQFPYGTFAVNVVGSFVLGFVTFLGAGDAVLYAVGTGACGSYTTFSSFSVETVGLWESGDRLLAGWYATANLLGALAAIALALGLARLLG from the coding sequence GTGACGAACCCCGCCTACCTCGTCGGCGCGGGCGCGGCCGTCGGGGCCCTCCTGCGGTACGGAACGAACCAGTACGTCGGCGACGCCGTCGGCGACCGGCAGTTTCCGTACGGGACGTTCGCGGTGAACGTCGTCGGGAGTTTCGTCCTCGGGTTCGTGACGTTTCTCGGCGCGGGAGACGCCGTCCTCTACGCCGTCGGGACCGGAGCGTGCGGGTCGTACACGACGTTCTCGTCGTTCTCCGTCGAGACGGTCGGGCTGTGGGAGAGCGGTGACCGCCTCCTCGCGGGGTGGTACGCGACTGCGAACCTTCTCGGGGCCCTCGCGGCCATCGCGTTGGCTCTCGGACTCGCGCGCCTCCTCGGGTGA
- the fmdA gene encoding formamidase, whose translation MPETVFEVDTDAPVEEQPDPIVNRWHPDTPPASSVEPGEKFRVECLDWTGGQVENDDSANDIRDMDLTPNHHLSGPIEVEGAEPGDILVVDILDIGAFPDHEWGFTGIFDLDNGGGFLTDHFSDARKAIWELDGVYTHSRHIPGVDFAGMTHPGILGTAPSHELLETWNEREQALIDRGPEADTAVNHETHEEEPPLALPPEPENVLLGDMDDEDVEEAKKEAARTIPPRENAGNCDIKNLSRGSRVYLPVFVEGANFITGDLHFSQGDGEITFCGAIEMAGWIDFKVDVIKNGMEQFGVDHPIFKPGNVEPNFTDYLTFEGYSVAEDGTQHYKNANIGMRRACLDAIDYLTNFGYTSEQAYLSLSTIPVESRIAGIVDLPNTCVTVSVPQEAFDFDIDPDNLGDVESKSRGTAATPD comes from the coding sequence ATGCCAGAGACCGTCTTCGAGGTGGACACGGACGCCCCGGTGGAAGAACAGCCAGATCCGATAGTCAATCGGTGGCATCCGGACACGCCGCCGGCGTCGAGCGTCGAACCGGGCGAGAAGTTCCGCGTCGAGTGTCTCGACTGGACAGGCGGGCAGGTCGAAAACGACGACAGCGCAAACGACATCCGCGACATGGACCTGACCCCGAACCACCATCTGAGCGGACCCATCGAAGTCGAGGGCGCCGAACCCGGCGACATCCTCGTGGTCGATATCTTGGACATCGGCGCGTTCCCGGACCACGAGTGGGGATTCACCGGCATCTTCGACTTGGACAACGGCGGCGGCTTTCTCACGGATCACTTCTCGGACGCCCGCAAGGCGATTTGGGAACTCGACGGCGTCTACACGCACTCGCGTCACATCCCGGGCGTCGACTTCGCGGGGATGACACACCCCGGCATCCTCGGCACCGCACCGTCGCACGAACTCCTCGAAACGTGGAACGAGAGAGAACAGGCGCTCATCGACAGGGGCCCCGAGGCGGACACGGCGGTCAACCACGAGACGCACGAGGAGGAACCGCCTCTGGCACTCCCGCCGGAACCGGAGAACGTCCTGCTCGGGGACATGGACGACGAGGACGTAGAGGAGGCAAAAAAGGAGGCCGCCCGCACCATCCCGCCGCGCGAGAACGCGGGCAACTGCGACATCAAGAACCTCAGTCGCGGGTCGAGAGTCTACCTCCCGGTGTTCGTCGAGGGTGCGAACTTCATCACCGGCGACCTCCACTTCTCGCAGGGCGACGGCGAGATAACGTTCTGCGGGGCCATCGAGATGGCCGGGTGGATAGATTTCAAAGTCGACGTGATAAAGAACGGGATGGAACAGTTCGGCGTCGACCATCCCATCTTCAAACCCGGGAACGTCGAACCGAACTTCACCGACTACCTCACGTTCGAGGGCTACTCCGTCGCCGAAGACGGCACTCAGCACTACAAGAACGCGAACATCGGCATGCGCCGGGCGTGTCTCGACGCGATAGACTACCTGACCAACTTCGGGTACACGTCCGAACAGGCGTACCTCTCTCTCAGCACGATTCCCGTCGAGAGCAGAATCGCGGGCATCGTCGACCTTCCGAACACCTGCGTGACGGTGTCGGTTCCGCAGGAGGCGTTCGATTTCGATATCGACCCGGACAACCTCGGCGACGTCGAGAGCAAGTCCCGTGGGACGGCCGCGACGCCCGACTGA
- the thsA gene encoding thermosome subunit alpha, with protein sequence MHGPDSIADITRQTDDAVSRNIAAGVALSEVLRTTLGPKGRDKMLVGDGTVVLTNDGASIVDRIDVESPAANVVAGVARSQGGEVGDGSTSAIVLAGALLKEAESLLEEGFHPTTVVTGYRTASRRARDTLADVASVADPEDRSVLRDVAAATITGRWDEERSTFLADLSARAYLAVRGDDGPRLGNVTVHGVPGAATTDSELLDGLVVDTDRSSTSLSDVPEPAPRRVTDARVAIVDDQLTVREPDATSGYTFEDAEDLRRAQEFETDEYRRYERALTTRGVDVLFCQKSVDERLRARLAREGILVFERTRQDEVRKLERATGASAVMRLEDLSAESVGRADAVVRTELAGTEFVTVREASSSQVSLLLRGGTDHVVDETERIVVDAVSLLATFEDRPRLVPGGGATEIALARDLRSYAPTVAGREQFAVEAFADALERIPFTLAQNAGMDPIDALLELRRRHDGGDGGVGVAADDGTIDDVTARGVSEPLRLKDRVVANATDAAGFLLRIDEIIQTNKSPSSHGSEEGHDHDHSHAGGGLRSDPHGYPWAIGH encoded by the coding sequence ATGCACGGGCCGGACTCTATCGCGGACATCACGCGCCAGACCGACGACGCGGTGAGTCGAAACATCGCCGCGGGGGTCGCTCTCTCGGAGGTGTTGCGGACGACGCTCGGACCGAAGGGACGAGACAAGATGCTCGTCGGGGACGGGACGGTCGTTCTGACCAACGACGGCGCGAGCATCGTCGATCGGATAGACGTCGAATCGCCGGCGGCGAACGTCGTCGCGGGCGTCGCTCGGTCGCAGGGCGGCGAAGTCGGCGACGGGTCGACGTCCGCAATCGTCCTCGCGGGGGCGTTGCTGAAGGAGGCAGAGAGCCTCCTCGAAGAGGGGTTCCACCCGACTACGGTCGTCACCGGCTACCGGACGGCGTCGAGACGCGCGCGCGATACGCTCGCCGACGTGGCGTCGGTGGCGGACCCCGAGGACCGGTCGGTGCTCCGGGACGTGGCGGCGGCGACGATAACCGGACGCTGGGATGAGGAGCGTTCGACGTTCCTCGCCGACCTCTCGGCGCGGGCGTACCTCGCGGTTCGAGGCGACGACGGTCCGCGCCTCGGCAACGTCACCGTCCACGGCGTCCCGGGTGCGGCGACGACCGATTCGGAACTCCTCGACGGTCTGGTCGTCGATACCGACCGGTCGTCGACGTCCCTGTCCGACGTGCCGGAACCCGCGCCCCGTCGGGTGACGGATGCCCGCGTCGCAATCGTCGACGACCAACTCACCGTCCGGGAACCGGACGCCACGTCGGGGTACACGTTCGAGGACGCCGAGGACCTCCGACGGGCACAGGAGTTCGAGACGGACGAGTACCGGCGGTACGAACGGGCACTCACCACGCGCGGCGTCGACGTCCTGTTCTGTCAGAAGTCGGTCGACGAACGACTGCGTGCGCGACTCGCCAGAGAGGGTATTCTCGTCTTCGAGCGGACCCGACAGGACGAGGTTCGCAAACTCGAACGCGCGACGGGTGCCTCGGCGGTCATGCGCCTCGAGGACCTCTCTGCGGAGTCGGTCGGGAGGGCCGACGCCGTCGTGCGAACGGAACTCGCCGGGACGGAGTTCGTGACGGTCCGAGAGGCGTCGTCCTCGCAGGTGTCTCTCTTGCTCCGCGGCGGCACCGACCACGTCGTCGACGAGACGGAGCGAATCGTCGTCGACGCCGTCTCGCTTCTCGCGACGTTCGAGGACCGTCCGCGACTCGTTCCCGGCGGCGGGGCGACGGAGATAGCACTCGCGCGCGACCTGCGGTCGTACGCGCCGACGGTCGCCGGGCGAGAGCAGTTCGCCGTCGAGGCGTTCGCCGACGCCCTCGAACGGATACCGTTCACGCTGGCTCAGAACGCCGGTATGGACCCTATCGACGCGCTGTTGGAACTCCGGCGTCGGCACGACGGCGGCGACGGCGGCGTCGGCGTCGCCGCCGATGACGGTACCATCGACGACGTAACCGCGCGGGGGGTGTCCGAACCGCTCCGACTGAAAGACCGCGTCGTCGCCAACGCGACGGACGCCGCCGGGTTCCTCCTCCGTATCGACGAGATCATCCAGACGAACAAATCGCCCAGCAGCCACGGTTCCGAGGAGGGTCACGACCACGACCACAGTCACGCGGGCGGCGGACTCCGAAGCGACCCGCACGGCTACCCGTGGGCGATCGGGCATTGA